From Paralcaligenes sp. KSB-10:
CCGAGTTGGCGCTGGCCGACCTGGCTTCGGCCGAAAAAGCCCTGCATCGCTACCAGAAAACCGCGCGCGCGGGCGACAAAGACGCCATCAAAATGGTGGCCTTGCTCGAAAAGATCATGCCGGTGCTCGACGAGGCCCGCCCCATTCGCTCTCTCAAGCTCGATGCCGATGACTTGCTGCTGATCAAGCCCCTGTGCTTTATTACCGCCAAGCCGGCCATGTATGTGGCCAACGTCAAGGAAGGCGGCTTCGAGAACAATCCCCATCTGACGGCCGTGCAAGAGTATGTCGCTGCTGAAAATGCGCCGGTCGTGGCGGTATGCGCGGCGGTGGAAGCCGAAATCGCCGATCTCGACGATGAAGACAAAGGCGTGTTCCTGGCCGATATCGGCATGGATGAGCCCGGCCTGAATCGCGTGATACGCGCGGGTTTTCGCCTGTTGGGCCTGCAAACCTACTTTACCGCGGGCGTCAAGGAAGTGCGCGCCTGGACCATTCATATCGGCGATACGGCTCCGAAGGCGGCGGGCGTGATCCATACCGATTTCGAGCGTGGCTTCATTCGCGCCCAGACCATCGCCTACGACGACTTCATTGCCTGCAAAGGCGAGCAGGGCGCCAAGGAGGCCGGCAAAATGCGTTCCGAAGGCAAGGAATACGTGGTCAAGGACGGCGACGTGCTGAATTTCCTGTTCAACGTTTAAGCCTACTATTGCAAGCGCCCGGGCCCGCGGCGCTGTTCCATAACAAGTGCCGGGTGCGCGCCTGGCAGGGGTTTTTCGCGGCCTATGCAATGGCCCCCGTTGACATTTGCCTGGGACGAAGGCACGATAAGCAACTTATCGGGATCCTGCACGCATAAATAATTATCTGAGGGGCGATTCCCCGTATGGGTATGATGGCGCAACCATGAATTTCCAAAGTATGAAATTCCGTCTCATCGCCCTGGGTGCGGTGCTGGTTATTCTGGGCCTTATTTTGCGGCTTGCTGTCGGCTTGCCGTTTGCGCAAGAACAATTGCGCGACCTGGTCGCCGCCCAGCAATTGTCGATCGCATCCTATATTGCAAGCGATATCAATCAGCGCGTGGTCGAACGCCGTTCGCTGATCAGCGAACTTGCCGCGGTCGTCCCGCTTTCCCTTGTGCAGCGCCCGGATGAACTCGCCGCGTGGTTCAAGGATCGGGAGCGTTTGAACCCCTTGTTCAGCGGGCTGCGGGCGATACGGCCGGACGGCGGGGTACTGGCTGCCTATCCCGCCCTGGGTGGACAATCACAGCACGTTTTTTTCGGCGAAAAATGGTTTCAGGCGGCACTTGTGGCCGATGCGCCGGTGATGAGCCGGCCGCAGCGCGATCCGGCGAATGGACAGCCCATTATCATTATGGCGACGCCGGTGCGCGATGCCGACCATCGTGTCGTGGCGGTGCTGGCGGGCGTCACGGCGCTGGACGGGCCGGGTTTCCTTGGGCGGCTTAAGGAAACCCGCTTGGGCACGACGGGCGGCTTTCTGCTGATTTCACCGGCCGACAAGCTGTTTGTCGGCTCCAGCGATCCTTCCATGATGCTCACGCCCACTCCGCCGCCCGGCGTCAACCTGCTGCACGACCGTGCCATGGCGGGCTACCGAGGCACTGGCGTTACCATCAATGCCCATGGCGTCAAGGAATTGTCGGCCATGGTCAGTGTGCCCAGCACAGGCTGGTTCGTGGTCGCCCGCATGCCGACGACAGAAGCCTTTCAACCGATCGAAGTCCTGCGCGGCATGGTGGTGAAAGGCAGTTTTGTGGCTTTGCTGGTCATGCTGGCTGCGTTGCTGCTGGTCATGCCGCGCATATTGCGGCCCCTGACCGAAACAGCGCACGCGATGCGGCAAATGGCCGACGGCAAACGCGAGCTGGAGCCTTTGCCGGTTCAGCGGGCCGACGAAATTGGCGGCCTGGTGCTGGGGTTCAACTATCTGGTGGGTCGCCTTCGCGAGAAAGAAACCGCGCTCAGGGCGAACGAGGCGAGCATGGAATTCCTTGCGCACCACGACTCGCTGACTGGCCTGTACAACCGGGTGATTCTGGAAGACCGCCTGCTGCAAGCCTTGGCACGAGCCGGCCGCAATAATTCGTGTTTTGCGCTTTTGTTTTTCGATCTCGATTACTTCAAGCCCATCAATGACGACCACGGGCACAATGTGGGCGATGCCGTGCTCGTCCAGGTTGCCACCCGTTTGCTGGAAGGGCGCCGGCGCCTCGATACTGTGGCGCGCCTGGGCGGCGACGAGTTTGTGATTCTGATGACCGATCTCGTCAATATCGACGAGGCGCGCGCCGGCGCCGGGAGTGTGGCGCGCCAATGCCTGGCGGCGATCTGCGAGCCTTACATCATAGACGGCAAAACGTTCAGGCTGAGTGCTTCGATCGGCATTGCCTTGCACAGCGGTTTGTCGGTTTCCAGTTCGCAATTGATGTCGCAAGCGGATATCGCCATGTATCGGGCCAAGCGGGCGGGAAAGAACGGAATCTGTTTCTTCGAAGAAGAAATGGCCGGGATCTCGGCGGCAAAGTCGGTCTCCGCCGTAGCGGATGTATGAGCCGCCGGGTCTCAGATTACTTCGCGTACCGCTTCGCGCAGGCAGGTTTTGAATAGCTCGACCGCCGGACCCTGGCTGTGGCTCGGCCGATGAAAGAAGCCGATGTCGCCGAACACATCCAGGCCTTTTACCGGCAGTACGCTCAACATGCCGGACTCGACAAACGGCATTGCAATGGTGCGCGGCATGAATGCGCAGGTCTTGAAGTCGGACAATAGCGTCAAGTTGGTCAGGACGGACATCGACTCGACCAGATTGTCGGGTGGCGGCAAGCCGGCCTGCGCGAAAAGCCGGTCGGCGGTTTTGCGCAACGATGAATCTGTAGTGGGTAGAATCCAGGGGCAGCCCGCCAGATCGTGCAGGCCCAGGGCTTTCTTTTTGGCCTGGGGGTGCTGGCGGCCGGCCACGACGCACAATTCATCGCGATACAGTGTCTCGGCCGCCACTGTCTGGGCCGAGGCGCGCCAGCTCTGATCATCGGGAATACGCCCCACCACCAGGTCGAGATCGCCGGTGGCGAGTATGGGCAGCAGTTGATCCATTTGCCCTACGCGCAGCGTTACGATGACTTGCGGGGCCTGTGCCTTGAGCCGCGCAATGGCGTGGGGCAGCAAGGATGACGAGGCGGCAATAAGGGTTCCGATGATGACGTGGCCCAGCACACCGGTTTTGTAGGCATTGAGTTCGTCGGTCATGGCACGGAGCTCGGCCAGCAGGGTTTTGGCGCGGCGCCCAATGAGCTCGCCGAATTCGGTGGGAGCAACGCCGCGGTTGCTGCGCACCAGCAGCGGTTCTCCGAACCAGGCCTCCAGTTCGAGAACAACCTTGCTGACTGCCGGCTGTGTCAGATTGAGCGCCTGGGCAGCGTGCAGTATCGACCTGCTTTGCATTACCTGTTCCAGCACCAGCAACTGCGAAAAACGCAGCTTGCGGGCCAGCGCGGTACGATTTAGAAGTAGCGGGTCCATGAGCGGCGTCGATATGTCAGGGTGGTGTGAATAGGCTGGCCGGACTGCATTGCCGCTTGGCGCCGGGCGGACCTCGCCGCCCCGCTACTAGGCTTCGAAACCAAAAAACTCTTGTGCGTTGAGACTGTTGATTTTCTCACGATCGGCGGCATTTAGCCATTCGTTGTCGGCGACCAGCTTGCCTATTTGCTGTTCGCCCAGGGGGAATGGGTAGTCCGACCCCAGCATGACGCGATCCGAGCCCATTACCTCGACAAGCAGGCGCAGCGCGCGCGGATCGAAGACGGCGCTGTCTACGTAGAAACGGTTCAGGTAGCTGGAGGGTGGCTGGGGGCAGTCCTGGCGTACGATGTCGCGGCATTGCCAGGCGTTGTCGACACGTCCCAGCAAAAAGGCAAAGCTGCCGCCGCCATGGGCGAAGCATAGCTTGAGCGATTTTGGTATGCGTTCCAGCGCCCCAGACAAAATCAGCGACAGGATTCCCAACTGGGTTTCCGCCGGCATGGCCACCAGCCAGGGCAGCATCCATTTTTTCATGCGGCCGTCGGTCATCATGTCCCAGGGATGGGCCAGCACCGCAATGTCGTTGAGGGCGCAATGCGTCAGGAACTGCACCAGATGCTCGTCATCGAGGTCGCGCTCGCCCAGGTGGTTGCCGATCTGCACGCCCACATGGCCGCAGGCCTTGGCGCGAGAGGCCTCGCGGCAGGCGAGGTCGAGATCCTGCAAAGGTACCTGGGCCAGGGCCTTGAGGCGCTTCGGGTTGGCCGCGCAATGTTCCAGCGCCAGATCGTTCATGCGTTCGGCCCACGGAGCGGCGTGGTCGGCCGCATGGCTGTAGCCGAACATGATGGGCGTGGCCGAAATGACCTGTGCATCCAGACCGTGACGGTCCATTTCTTCAAGCCGCAGACTGGCGTCCCACAAGGCCCGGTAGACCGGCCGGAAGGATCGATCGCCTTTCATGATGTGACCATGCTCGCCGTCGCTGGAAATGGACAGCCAGGGCGCTTGCGCGGCGTCCAGCGCCGCGGCCTGCGCCTGACTGATGGGCGGGAAAAAATGGGAATGCATGTCTATTTTTTTCATGGACTGTGTCGGCGTATTGGATAGCTGTTCAGTGAGATGGATCGATGGTGGCTGGCCCGGCGTCGTTGCGGCTCAGTTTCCTTTCCCGGGATGCAGCTTGCCGCAGTTGGGGCAACGCCTTTTTTCCTCGGACTGGTAGAACGCATTAAAGAGCGGAGGCAGATCGGTCACGATGCTTTGCAACTGGGTTTCCACACGATGCACCAGGTGCCCGCAGCCTTTGTCGCCTTCGCAGTACCATTCGAAGCCGTCGATATGGCCGAGGGGGCGTTGGCGCTCGATGACCAGGCAGGCGCTGTTGGCTTCCGGCCTTTGCGGCGAGTGACGGACATGGGGCGGCATCAGGAAGATGTCGCCTTCCTTTAGATCGAGCCGTTCACGGGCGCCGTCGATCCATAGATACAGGTAGGCATTGCCCCGCATCTGGTAAAAGAACTCTTCGAAAGGGTCATCGTGATAGTCGGTGCGGTGATTGGGGCCGCCCACTACCGTAACGATAAAGTCGCTGTCCTGCCAGATTTGCTGATTGCCGACAGGGGGCTTTAAAAGATGGGCGTGTTCGTCGATCCAGCGTGCGAAGTTGAAAGGTTTTCCGTAAGCAAGCATGGCGTCCTCCGTAATTCTTTATTTGGGCAAGTAGGCGATAGCCTTCATTTCGATGAGCAGATGCGGATGGGGCAACTGGTGCACGGCGACCGTGGTGCGGGTCGGGCCATCGGCCGAAAAAAACTCGCCGTAGACTTCGTTATAGCCGCCGAAATCGTTCATATTGACCAGGAAGGCCGAGATCTCGACCAGGTGCTCCAGGCCAGCGCCTTCGCTATCGAGTATGTCGCGGATGTTTTCGATGACCGCGCGGGTCTGGACTCGGATGTCGAGCTGAGTCGTGCCCATGGCATCGGCCTGGGCTCCGGCAAAGGTATTGTCGGGACGCCGCGAACTGGTGCCCGAGACAAACAGGAAATCGCCGGCGCGCTTGATATGAGGGAATTTGCCGCGGGGTGTGGCTTTGCCTTCGACGACGCGGGCTTGTATCGGATTGCTCATGATCTTCCTGTAATGAATGGTTGGCGCATCAAAGCTTCATGCAGATGGTGCTGATTTCCGAATAGAAGTCCAGGGAATAGCGGCCGCCTTCGCGGCCCAGCCCCGACAGTTTTGCTCCGCCGAACGGAGTGCGCAAATCGCGTGTGAACCAGGTATTGACCCACACGATGCCGGTTTCGAACTGGCTGGAAACCCGATGAGCGCGAGACAGATTGGTGGTCCAGACGCAGCCGGCCAGGCCGTAGGCGCTGTCGTTGACACGCTCTATGACTTCGGCTTCGGTGTCGAAAGGAGAAATGTGGCAGATGGGGCCGAAGATTTCCTCGCGCACGCAGCGGGCGGTGTCGGGCAGGCCGGTGATGATGGTGGGCTGTACATAGGCGCCCTGGTCGCGCTCGTCGCCGAAGACCGGCACGCCGCCTCCGCTTACGACGGTGGCGCCTTCGTCGCGGGCCAGCTTGTAATAAGACAGCACCTTGTCGCGATGGGCGTGTGATACCAGCGGACCCATGTCCACGCCCTCGGCATCGGGGAAATCGACGCGCAACTGTTCGGTCCGGCTTTTCAGTGCGGCCACGAAGCGGTCAAAAATAGGGCGCTCTACATAAACGCGTTCGGAACACAGGCAGACCTGCCCGGAATTGGTAAAGCTCGATTTCATGACACCGGCAATGGCGGCCTCGAAATCGGCATCGGCAAATACCACCGCGGCATTCTTGCCGCCCAACTCGAACGAGACTTCTTTCACTCCTTCGGCGGCGGCTTTCATAATGGTGCTGCCGGTGCGGGATTCGCCTGTAAAGGTGATGGCGTCGATATGCGGGCTGGTGCTCAGGAATTGTCCCGCCGAGTCGGGCCCGAAACCGTGGATCAGATTGAAGACACCATTGGGCAGGCCGGCGGCCTGTATGACTTCGGCCAGCAATGTGGCAGACGAGGGGGTTTCTTCCGAGGGCTTGGCAATGACGCAATTCCCCATGGCCAGGGCCGGCGCGACTTTCCAGGTCAGGAGCAGCAACGGCAGGTTCCAGGGCGAAATGATGCCTATGGTGCCCAGCGGCTTGCGTATGACGTAGCTCATGATTTTGGCGCCGTCGGGGCCGTCGCTCTGGAACAGATCGCTCGAGCTGGTTTTGATCAGGTCGGCAAAGGTACGGAAATTGGCGATGCCGCGTGCAACGTCGAGCGTGCGCGCCTGATGGACAGGGCGCCCCGTATCGGCAACTTCGGCCGCGACGAAATCGTCGAAGCGCTGTTCTATGCCATCGGCGATGCAGTGCAGGAAAGCGGCTCGCTCGGACACTGTGCTGTGTTTCCAGCTGCCCTGGGCGGCGCGGTTGGCGGCGCTGATGGCGGCATTGACCGTGTCCTGGCCGGCCTCGCACACATGACTGATCAGTTGGCCGTTGACCGGATTGATATTGTCGAAGCTTTTTCCTGTATCAACCCAAGCGCCGTCCACAAAACAGCGCAACAGGGGAACGGCCGCGGGGGGCTTTGCCGCGCGAGATTTGGGCAAGGGCGTGTTAACCATGTCGACTCCACCAATAGGACTGTTTTTTTGTAGTGTATCTGCCTGGAGGTATAAAAAATAATGAAATTTAAGTATTCTGATATTCTTTTATAGAATATATAAACTGGCCATGCCGCGCGATTTACAGGCCAAGGGCCGCCTGCGCGCAGCGTGCGGCGGCCAGATCCCAGGCGGCGCAACCTACGCTTTTGAACAGCAGCGCCCGCCCGAAGTCGACTCCATTGAGCAGTGCCTCGGACAAGGGCATGACCCGATTCCAGGCCGCTTGCGCCAGAATGAGGTCTCCTGCTTCGTGACGGGCCCCGGCCGGGTCGTCGACGTAGATCTGGCTGCCCAGGACCGTTTCGGCGGCGATTTCGGCGGAATCAGCCTCAAAGGCTCCTACTCCGATCACCAGGCGTCCGGCACGGGCCGGTTCGCCGTACACAGGCGTCTTGCTGCTGGTGGCGGTGATTACCGCATCGACATCTTGTGGAATGGACGAGACGATACCCGGGGTGAACCGCAGGTCCAGGTTTTCGTGCGCCCGGACAAAGGCGCCGGCGCTGTCGAGGCTGCGGCCGGCGACGAGCAGCGCAATGCCCGGAAACAGCGCCGCGATGGCCTGGGCGTGTCCCGAAGCCTGTTTGCCTGTGCCGATCAGGGCGATGCGCGCAGGAGCTCGATCGAGAAAGGTTTTAAGCGCGAGCATTGAAATGGCCGCGGTGCGGCGGGCGGTCACGGCAGGGCCGTCCAGCACGAACAGTTCCTGGCCGGTTTTTCCGTTGTAGGCCGACACCAGGCCATTGATGGTGGGCAAGTTCAGAGCCCGGTTCGACGGAGTCACGTTGACCAGCTTGTGTATGCCGATGTCGTCGGCGGTTGCCGGCATGGAGAGCATGAGGCCGCCGCGCGGGAAAGGCACGACCTGGCGTTCGGGCGCGATGATGAGGCCGCGCCCGTAGTCGATGGCGGCTGTTTTGAGCGCTTCGACGAGATGGGAAAAGTCGAGCAGCCCGGCGGTCTGCCCGGCATCGAAAAGGGTAGTTGCATTGACGCTCATGGGGCCTTTACGCATGGAACACGGTAGTACACGGAGGATAAAGGCAGTGTATCCCGCGATGCGCGGCAGCGTCACGTCGCCCTGTTCACACCACGTTCTTTTCGATGATCGGGGTGTTATCCAATATACGCGACCATCCCATGCGCGTCAGGTCCAGCGTGCGAAAGCCGTTGAACAGTACCAGTTCGGACAGGGCCCGCCCGACGGCGGGGGCCTGCTGCAGTCCATGGCCGCTGAAGCCGTTGGCGAACAGCAGGTTTTCAATGTCCGGATGAGCGCCGATAATAAGGTTGTGGTCCAGTGTGTTCATATCGTAATGGCCGGCCCAGCCATGGGTGCAGCGTATGGCTTCGAATGCCGGTACGCGGGCTGCAAGCAGCGGCCACAGCACCTCTTCGAAGAGTTCATACTGGACCTCGAAGTCGATGCATTGCGGATCGTCGGCGGGCGCGATCCCACCTATGAAGCCTGCGCCTTCGGGCCGGAAGTACGCGCCGCTCGGGTCTATGACCAGCGGGCAAGGCGCTACCGGGTTCGGGCATTGGAAGTAAAAAATGCAGCGCTTGCGGGCCTCTACCGGCAGGTCGATCCCGGCCAGGCGGCCGAGTTGCGGGCCGCCGGTCCCCGCCGCATTGATCAGTACGCCACACCGCAGGGCCTCGCCGTTGTCGAGCCCGACGCCGGTGATGCGGCGCCCCTTGCGCTGCACCTGCACGACTTCGTTTTCCCTGTAGTGCGCGCCCTGGGATATCGCTTTTTTCCTGAAGCCCTGCATCATGCCGTACGCATCCAGCCAGCCTTCGCCCGACAGGCCCAAGGAGCCCGCGGCGAGGCCGTCGGTTCGCATCCAGGGGAAACGGGCCGCAAGCTGCTCCGGATTCAGCAAGGCTGCATCGACGCCGAGTGCACGTTGGGTGCGGTGGTTTTCGTTGAGGGCATCCAGGCCCGCCGCCGTCGCCAGGAACAGATAGCCGCCTTCATGGAAGCCGGCCTCGGGCCGCACGCCGTCCACGGCGAGGCGTTGGCCGAAATGGCGCAGGAACTCTGTTCCGAACTGAGACATCCGGATATTTTCGGGAGTGGAAAACTGATGGCGTATGGATGCGGCGGAAAGGCTGGTGGCGCAACGCCGATAGCTGAAATCTTTCTCGACGACCAGCACCGAGCCTTTGAAGTCCGGATGGGCCGTCAGGAAGTAGGCGCAGGCGCTGCCGACGGCGGCACCTCCGGCAATGATGACGTCGAACTGTTCGCGCGGCATATCGTAAACCTTCGGCTTGACTGCTACTATTGTTCCAGAATTTTCAGGGATTGCCGCAATTTTTCTGTAAGCGGGTTCCATACTTGCGCAGTGTCTTCGCCCAGGCGCACATGGCGCCCAGGGCCGTTCGACTGCATAGAGAGGTCACTATGACAAACTCGGAATTGCTTGATGCCATGGGCGTGGCCCCGCACGATTTGACCGGCGGTCCCTTGGCCGTGCACTCGCCCATCGACGGCGCCGTGCTGGCCCGGGTTCAGGTCCATACGGCGGCTCAAGTCTCCGCGGCGATTGAACGCGCCGAAGCCGCGTACCGGGCCTGGCGTGATGTGCCGGCGCCGCGCCGCGGCGAGCTGATTCGCCTGTTTGGCAAAGAACTGAGAGCCCATAAAAATACGCTGGGTCGCCTGGTATCGGTCGAGACGGGAAAGATTCTTGCCGAGGGTGCGGGCGAGGTCCAGGAGATGATCGATATTTGCGACTTTGCGGCGGGCCTGTCGCGCCAGTTGTATGGCTTGACGATTGCTTCGGAGCGGCCGGGCCATCGCATGATGGAAACTTGGCACCCCTTGGGGGTAGTGGGTGTTATTTCCGCTTTTAATTTTCCGGTTGCCGTGTGGTCGTGGAATATGGCCTTGGCGATTGTGTGCGGCGATGCGGTCGTCTGGAAGCCTTCGGAAAAGACACCGTTGACGGCCATGGCCTGCCAGTCCTTGTTCCGGCGCGCCATGGAAAAATTCAGCGATGCGCCGCCCGGTTTGTCCGAGCTGGTGATAGGCGATCGCGAGGCGGGCGAAGCACTGGTCGACGACAGGCGGGTCGCCCTGGTTTCTGCAACGGGTTCGACCCGAATGGGGCGCCAGGTGGGCCAGCGTGTTGCGGCGCGCCTGGGGCGGTCGCTGCTTGAACTGGGGGGAAACAATGCGGTCATCGTCACGCCGTCGGCCGATCTGGACATGGCGGCTCAGGGGATTTTGTTTGGCGCCATCGGCACGGCAGGGCAGCGTTGCACCAGCACACGTCGCCTGATTGTGCATCGCGGTGTTGCCGACGATTTGCTGGAACGCCTGAAGCAGTCGTATGCGGGCGCCCGCATAGGCGATCCGCTGGATACGCAAACGCTGGTCGGTCCCCTAGTCGATCGCCCGGCTTTCCTGGCCATGCAGGCCGCGCTTGACCGGGCCAGGCAGCAGCAAGGGCTTGTATTCGGCGGCGGCCGTGTGCTCGCCAGCCGGTACCCCGACGCCTATTACGTGGAACCCGCCATTGTCGAGATACCCGAACAAAGCGATGTGGTGTGCCAGGAAACCTTCGCGCCGATTTTATACGTGCTCAGATACGAGCCGTTCGAGGATGCCATTCGCCTGCACAATGGCGTTCCCCAGGGCCTGTCGTCGGCCATTTTCACCACCGATCTGCGCGAGGCGGAAAGGTTCATGTCGAGTGCGGGATCCGATTGCGGCATTGCCAATGTCAATATCGGGACATCGGGAGCCGAGATTGGCGGAGCGTTCGGGGGCGAGAAGGAAACCGGCGGCGGGCGCGAGTCGGGTTCCGACGCCTGGAAAGCATATATGCGCCGCGCCACCAACACCGTAAATTATTCGCGCGCATTGCCTTTGGCGCAGGGGATCAGGTTCGGTAATGGAACATGATGCGGCGCCGGTCGGTACGCGCAGCCCGAATTAGTCGAGCCCTTTGTTCCGGGCAGTCAGTTTGCGCTCGATTTTGCCGATATGGCGCTGCAAGGCAATCAGCGAGGTGTTGGACAGGTCGACGAAGGAAAACCCGACGCGATGGGTTTTCCTGTCGTTTGACAAGGTTTCATCGAGATTGCGCTTGACCTGGGCCGTGACGGTCAGGATCTCGTTGTCCGGCAATTGGAGCCGGCAGCCGGTATACAGGGTGCCGATGGTACAGTCCAGGACCTGGTCGTTGTCCACCACAAGCATGCCGCCGCAACTGAGGTCTTCGAGGGTCAGGGAAATGCGGGGGGTATCGACATTGCCGGGCAGCGGAAAGGAGCACAGGGTTGGATTGCTCAGCGGGACGTCCACCCGATAGTAGTCGCGCCGCTGCAGGCGGGTAAGCTCGGTGGGGATGCCGAACATCAGGGCCGATTGCTGCCCGTGCCGGCCGGCGGTGACTTTCGGCGTGGAAAACAGGATGCGGATCTTGTGCAGCGCCGTTTCAAACGAAACCTTTTCGGCGCTGATCATGCGCTGGTTGATGACGTCTTCCCGGGAGTTGTCGACCACGACGATGTTCTTGCGTTCGTCCAGCTCGAGAATGGTGGTAATGACCGATACCGGCCTGCCTGGAATGTGCATCTGGAGGAGCGCCCGCTCTTTTTCGAGCGAGCGCAGCAGCGACACGATTTCCCGTGGCGACGTCACGAGGAAGGGGCTGGGGTCTTCGGCGGCGAAGCGGGGGTCGATAGGCATCAGATGTTGTAACAAATGTAAACAGCAACACGAAGCATAAACGATTAAAAACGTCTCGTCTATCGAATAAAACTGCCTCTTTGGCCGTTTTATTCGATTGCCTTGACCATATCTTCGATGACTTTCTTGGCGTCGCCGAAGACCATCATGGTTTTATCCATATAGAACAGTTCATTGTCGAGCCCCGCATAGCCGGCCGCCATCGAACGTTTGTTGACGATGACGGTACGGGCCTTGTAGGCCTCGAGTATGGGCATGCCGGCGATGGGCGATTGCGGATCGTTCTTGGCGGCGGGGTTCACGACATCGTTCGCACCCAGCACCAGCACCACGTCGGTCTGGCCGAATTCGCCGTTGATGTCGTCCATTTCGAAGACCTGGTCGTAGGGTACCTCGGCTTCGGCCAGCAAGACATTCATGTGGCCCGGCATACGGCCGGCCACCGGATGTATGGCGTATTTGACGACGACCCCTTGCTCGCCGAGTTTCTCGGCGAGCTCCTTGAGAGCATGCTGGGCTCGCGCGACCGCCAGGCCGTAGCCGGGGACGATGGTGACGGATTCGGCATTGCTCATTAGGAAGGCCGCGTCTTCGGGGCTGCCGGATTTGACATTGCGCTGGGCCTGGCTGGCGCTTTGCGCCGTGCCGGGCGCCGTGCCGAAACCGCCCAATATGACATTGAAGAACGAGCGGTTCATGGCCTT
This genomic window contains:
- a CDS encoding aldehyde dehydrogenase family protein yields the protein MTNSELLDAMGVAPHDLTGGPLAVHSPIDGAVLARVQVHTAAQVSAAIERAEAAYRAWRDVPAPRRGELIRLFGKELRAHKNTLGRLVSVETGKILAEGAGEVQEMIDICDFAAGLSRQLYGLTIASERPGHRMMETWHPLGVVGVISAFNFPVAVWSWNMALAIVCGDAVVWKPSEKTPLTAMACQSLFRRAMEKFSDAPPGLSELVIGDREAGEALVDDRRVALVSATGSTRMGRQVGQRVAARLGRSLLELGGNNAVIVTPSADLDMAAQGILFGAIGTAGQRCTSTRRLIVHRGVADDLLERLKQSYAGARIGDPLDTQTLVGPLVDRPAFLAMQAALDRARQQQGLVFGGGRVLASRYPDAYYVEPAIVEIPEQSDVVCQETFAPILYVLRYEPFEDAIRLHNGVPQGLSSAIFTTDLREAERFMSSAGSDCGIANVNIGTSGAEIGGAFGGEKETGGGRESGSDAWKAYMRRATNTVNYSRALPLAQGIRFGNGT
- a CDS encoding FAD-binding oxidoreductase; this encodes MPREQFDVIIAGGAAVGSACAYFLTAHPDFKGSVLVVEKDFSYRRCATSLSAASIRHQFSTPENIRMSQFGTEFLRHFGQRLAVDGVRPEAGFHEGGYLFLATAAGLDALNENHRTQRALGVDAALLNPEQLAARFPWMRTDGLAAGSLGLSGEGWLDAYGMMQGFRKKAISQGAHYRENEVVQVQRKGRRITGVGLDNGEALRCGVLINAAGTGGPQLGRLAGIDLPVEARKRCIFYFQCPNPVAPCPLVIDPSGAYFRPEGAGFIGGIAPADDPQCIDFEVQYELFEEVLWPLLAARVPAFEAIRCTHGWAGHYDMNTLDHNLIIGAHPDIENLLFANGFSGHGLQQAPAVGRALSELVLFNGFRTLDLTRMGWSRILDNTPIIEKNVV
- a CDS encoding flagellar brake protein; this translates as MPIDPRFAAEDPSPFLVTSPREIVSLLRSLEKERALLQMHIPGRPVSVITTILELDERKNIVVVDNSREDVINQRMISAEKVSFETALHKIRILFSTPKVTAGRHGQQSALMFGIPTELTRLQRRDYYRVDVPLSNPTLCSFPLPGNVDTPRISLTLEDLSCGGMLVVDNDQVLDCTIGTLYTGCRLQLPDNEILTVTAQVKRNLDETLSNDRKTHRVGFSFVDLSNTSLIALQRHIGKIERKLTARNKGLD